Proteins from a genomic interval of Flammeovirgaceae bacterium SG7u.111:
- a CDS encoding transglutaminase family protein produces MLRPRSGAQQWVAREEYKILPSVPVFEFTDLYGNLCQRLIAPKGTFSIHTSAEVHISDYIDQLFGGHFVDIKDLPDSVLSYLLPSRYCESDRLSKLANEITTGFQLGYNQVDAIEAWLRNNIRYEPGLNDTPISAIEVHQKQSGVCRDLSHLGIALCRSLSIPARIVVGYLHKLEPMDLHAWFEAYIADRWYTFDATQTGKKGGYVAIGYGRDAADVAIYNQFGPASYPIGQEVFVNEIINKA; encoded by the coding sequence ATGTTACGGCCTAGAAGCGGTGCTCAACAATGGGTCGCTCGTGAGGAATATAAAATTCTGCCAAGTGTCCCTGTCTTCGAATTTACAGACCTGTATGGCAATCTTTGCCAGCGATTGATTGCACCCAAAGGCACTTTTTCCATTCACACATCTGCAGAAGTACACATCTCCGATTATATCGACCAATTATTTGGAGGTCATTTTGTAGATATCAAGGACTTACCAGATTCGGTACTTAGTTACCTGCTTCCTAGCAGATACTGTGAGTCGGATAGATTGAGCAAATTAGCAAATGAAATTACAACAGGTTTCCAGCTAGGTTATAATCAAGTAGATGCCATTGAAGCATGGCTCCGCAACAATATCCGTTACGAACCAGGGCTTAACGATACACCTATTTCTGCCATAGAAGTCCATCAAAAGCAATCGGGTGTATGTCGTGACCTTTCGCATTTGGGCATAGCTCTCTGCCGAAGTCTCAGTATTCCTGCGCGCATTGTGGTAGGCTATTTACACAAGCTCGAACCTATGGATCTTCATGCATGGTTTGAAGCCTACATTGCTGATAGGTGGTATACTTTTGACGCAACCCAAACTGGAAAAAAAGGGGGATATGTAGCAATTGGATATGGTCGAGATGCTGCTGACGTCGCCATCTATAACCAATTTGGACCTGCTTCCTATCCTATCGGCCAAGAGGTTTTTGTCAATGAAATAATCAACAAAGCATAG
- a CDS encoding exonuclease domain-containing protein, whose amino-acid sequence MYVIVDIESTGSVSTKDRITEIAIYKHDGKQIVDEFVTLVNPQIRIPKFVSKLTGITNRMVEDAPLFHEVAKKIVEITEGCTFVAHNSNFDYNFLKAEFKALGYNFYRNSLCTVDLSRKLIPGMQSYSLGKLSKELGIELNGRHRAGGDALATVKIFELILKNNYDDIVESMLKIDTYSKEYHANIPQESIENLEDQTGVYYMHDKDGKVLYVGKSKNIRARVMSHFNGSGSKLSQYLKKEVFDISYEITGSELIALLLESEEIKKYQPIYNSGQKKSKFKMGLYDYTDRDGYIRFHISEILPEHGEPFTKLYSKKHGIGIVESAVKKFSLCAKKAGLSNEKGACFQYSVNECNGACIAEEKPEEYNQRAMRAITWLQLGHDSLFIIDKGRDLMERSVVQVNKGKYIGFGYIDISEGVNSKKALEAVITEYPEHKDSKKILSQFIRSRKMEKIIRY is encoded by the coding sequence ATGTATGTAATAGTTGATATAGAAAGTACTGGAAGTGTTTCAACAAAAGATAGAATTACTGAAATAGCCATTTACAAACACGATGGCAAGCAGATTGTTGACGAATTTGTGACCTTGGTCAATCCTCAAATCCGCATTCCAAAATTCGTTTCCAAGCTCACGGGCATCACCAACCGAATGGTAGAAGATGCCCCACTTTTCCACGAAGTAGCTAAAAAAATAGTAGAAATTACCGAAGGCTGTACTTTTGTGGCCCACAACAGCAATTTCGATTATAATTTTCTCAAAGCCGAGTTCAAAGCACTGGGCTACAATTTTTATAGAAATAGCCTTTGTACAGTAGACCTTAGCCGAAAGCTAATTCCAGGCATGCAATCATACAGCCTAGGAAAGCTCAGCAAAGAGCTGGGCATAGAGCTGAATGGCCGCCATAGGGCGGGAGGCGACGCGCTTGCCACCGTAAAGATTTTTGAGCTTATTCTCAAAAACAACTACGATGACATAGTGGAAAGCATGCTGAAAATAGATACTTACAGCAAGGAATATCACGCAAACATCCCACAGGAATCAATAGAAAACCTCGAAGACCAAACAGGTGTCTACTATATGCACGATAAGGACGGAAAAGTGCTGTATGTGGGGAAAAGTAAAAATATAAGGGCAAGGGTAATGTCCCACTTCAATGGATCTGGCTCTAAACTTTCCCAGTATCTCAAAAAAGAGGTATTCGATATTAGCTATGAAATAACAGGCAGCGAGCTGATTGCTCTTTTGCTAGAATCTGAAGAAATCAAAAAGTACCAGCCAATTTATAATTCGGGGCAAAAAAAGTCGAAATTCAAAATGGGTTTGTACGACTATACAGACCGTGATGGATACATTCGTTTTCATATTTCAGAAATATTGCCCGAACATGGCGAGCCTTTCACCAAGCTCTACTCAAAAAAGCATGGTATTGGGATAGTGGAAAGTGCGGTGAAAAAATTCTCACTCTGCGCGAAAAAAGCGGGATTATCTAATGAAAAAGGAGCTTGTTTTCAGTACTCGGTAAATGAATGTAATGGAGCTTGTATCGCAGAAGAGAAACCAGAAGAATACAACCAAAGAGCTATGCGCGCCATAACTTGGCTCCAACTTGGCCATGACAGCCTGTTCATTATAGACAAAGGGCGTGACCTTATGGAACGATCTGTAGTTCAAGTAAATAAAGGAAAATACATTGGCTTTGGCTACATCGATATTTCCGAAGGGGTGAATTCAAAAAAAGCACTAGAAGCAGTAATTACAGAATACCCCGAACATAAGGACAGCAAAAAAATTCTAAGCCAGTTTATCCGTAGCAGGAAAATGGAGAAAATTATCAGGTACTAA
- the rnhA gene encoding ribonuclease HI gives MANSVVIYTDGSSRGNPGPGGYGTVLISEKFKMRKELSEGFRKTTNNRMELLAVIKGLEALKVAGVDVLIYSDSKYVVDAVEKGWLWGWVKKGFKDKKNPDLWQKFIPLYKKHRVKFQWVKGHAGNPENERCDELAVDAAEGSDLKVDVGFENTI, from the coding sequence ATGGCAAATTCAGTAGTAATATACACAGATGGTTCTTCTAGGGGCAACCCTGGACCCGGCGGATATGGGACAGTGCTCATTTCCGAAAAATTCAAAATGCGAAAAGAGCTTTCAGAAGGTTTCCGCAAGACCACCAATAACCGCATGGAACTTTTGGCAGTGATAAAAGGATTGGAGGCATTGAAGGTCGCCGGAGTTGATGTCCTCATCTATTCGGATTCGAAATACGTAGTGGATGCCGTGGAAAAAGGCTGGCTTTGGGGCTGGGTAAAAAAGGGATTTAAAGACAAAAAAAATCCCGACCTATGGCAAAAATTTATTCCTCTTTACAAAAAACACCGAGTGAAGTTCCAATGGGTGAAGGGTCATGCTGGCAACCCCGAAAATGAACGCTGCGATGAGCTGGCAGTAGATGCTGCCGAAGGTAGTGACTTAAAGGTTGATGTAGGTTTTGAAAATACTATTTAG
- a CDS encoding AraC family transcriptional regulator: MNFADDIVDLCDVPHKRIFECALLYYLKETNSIVLRIARIESFLRAFLHKIESSASDRILEVNLSERNLRRVFMNHTGVSPKVFASITRFNSCVKELMMSEKKDWIGIVVKHGYYNQSHFIKEFKKYCGQAPASFKSKFETFDRFFRL; this comes from the coding sequence ATGAACTTTGCCGATGATATTGTTGATCTCTGCGATGTCCCACATAAAAGAATCTTTGAATGTGCTTTATTATACTACCTCAAGGAAACTAATTCTATTGTTCTCCGCATTGCTCGAATAGAGTCCTTTCTTCGTGCTTTTTTACATAAAATAGAAAGCTCTGCCTCAGATAGGATACTGGAAGTGAACCTTAGTGAGCGGAACCTCCGAAGGGTGTTTATGAACCATACGGGGGTCAGCCCGAAGGTTTTTGCCAGCATTACTCGTTTCAATTCTTGTGTGAAGGAGTTGATGATGTCGGAAAAAAAAGATTGGATAGGGATAGTAGTAAAGCACGGCTACTACAACCAGTCTCATTTTATCAAAGAATTCAAAAAATATTGTGGTCAAGCTCCTGCTAGTTTCAAAAGTAAATTTGAAACCTTTGATCGGTTTTTTAGGCTTTAG
- a CDS encoding DUF1304 domain-containing protein, protein MEIVSKIMIGFVAIEHLYILYMEMFAWETLGKKTFKKFPEDLFAPTKSMAANQGLYNGFLSAGLIWTYFISDQAWSSNVAIFFLGCVIVAGIYGALTASKKIFTVQAVPAIIALAIVLLAR, encoded by the coding sequence ATGGAAATAGTATCAAAAATCATGATTGGCTTTGTAGCTATTGAGCACTTATACATCCTTTACATGGAAATGTTTGCTTGGGAAACTTTGGGCAAGAAAACATTTAAAAAATTTCCCGAAGATTTGTTTGCTCCAACCAAAAGCATGGCCGCCAACCAAGGACTGTACAACGGTTTCCTTTCCGCTGGTCTGATTTGGACGTACTTTATTTCAGATCAGGCATGGAGTTCTAATGTCGCCATTTTCTTTTTGGGCTGCGTAATAGTTGCCGGAATTTACGGGGCACTCACCGCTTCCAAAAAAATATTTACCGTACAAGCAGTCCCTGCAATCATTGCGCTTGCAATTGTCCTTTTGGCGAGGTAG
- a CDS encoding amylo-alpha-1,6-glucosidase — translation MTNTVENQPKHSKKEWAFDPGYIDDRVQVLNHCGTFGIFSRMGDILPLGKAVHGLYHKDTRYINTLALKLEGEALTLLSSNIKEENEILSVDLTNPDLLLADGTFLRNGTAHIRRSQFVRNGVYLEKIELQNFGEIAVSLKLSLTFSGDFKDIFEVRGLKREKRGMLDSNKQIGNKQVVICYHGLDNISRKANISFGQEFHQFEGEEVYFDLCLPPKQTIALDYSIAFEEGEGNFETKVYQHLRPQVEPSLEENKSYFPTIETSNEQFSHWLNRSKSDLISLMADTPFGKYPYAGVPWYNTAFGRDGIITALETLWVAPDLSRDTLLYLAACQSDKLDEENDAEPGKILHETRGGEMVNLNEVPFRQYYGTIDATPLFVMLAGEYYQRTADLGTLKKIWSNIKKALEWINLYGDLDQDGFVEYKHKAKNGLTNQGWKDSHDSVSHSNGQLADPPIALCEVQGYVYAAKIHGANLAKTFGEHALANQWRDEAKRLKEKFNERFWDKELNCYVLALDGNKQPCRVKSSNAGHVLYTGIADPSKAKALAATLLKPDMFNGWGIRTLSSDEVRYNPMSYHNGSVWPHDVALIASGLSRYGFQQQALRLMTGLFDASLFIPLQRLPELFCGMERRKGEGPTSYPVACSPQAWSVAAVFMLLKAVLQIKISPLTKEISFQKPILPSYLEEITIKNLLVGNGFVNLHLVRHNHDQMVGVNWENSPEGWKLTVVK, via the coding sequence ATGACAAATACAGTAGAAAACCAACCTAAGCACTCGAAAAAAGAGTGGGCATTTGACCCTGGCTACATAGACGACAGGGTGCAGGTGCTCAATCACTGTGGCACATTCGGAATTTTTAGCCGAATGGGTGATATTTTGCCGCTTGGAAAGGCGGTGCATGGGCTTTACCACAAAGATACGCGGTACATCAACACATTGGCTTTGAAGCTGGAAGGAGAAGCTTTGACATTGCTCAGTTCCAACATAAAGGAAGAAAATGAGATTCTTTCGGTAGACCTTACCAACCCTGACTTGCTCCTAGCCGATGGTACTTTTTTAAGAAACGGAACCGCACATATACGCAGAAGCCAGTTTGTAAGAAATGGGGTTTACCTTGAAAAAATAGAACTTCAAAACTTTGGGGAAATAGCTGTTTCCCTAAAACTCTCCCTCACTTTTTCTGGCGATTTTAAGGATATTTTTGAGGTGAGGGGACTCAAAAGGGAAAAAAGAGGCATGCTAGATAGCAACAAGCAAATAGGCAACAAACAGGTAGTGATTTGCTACCACGGGCTGGACAATATCAGCAGAAAAGCCAATATCTCTTTTGGACAAGAGTTTCACCAGTTTGAAGGTGAAGAAGTATATTTTGACCTTTGCCTACCTCCAAAGCAAACCATTGCCCTCGATTATTCCATTGCGTTTGAGGAAGGAGAAGGCAATTTTGAAACCAAGGTCTACCAACATCTCCGACCGCAAGTAGAGCCTAGCTTGGAAGAAAACAAATCGTATTTCCCGACCATCGAAACTTCCAACGAACAGTTTTCGCACTGGCTCAACCGTTCCAAATCCGACCTTATCTCCCTCATGGCAGATACGCCTTTTGGGAAATATCCCTATGCGGGAGTTCCTTGGTACAACACAGCCTTTGGAAGAGACGGAATTATCACAGCACTTGAAACGCTTTGGGTAGCCCCCGATTTATCAAGGGATACACTGCTCTACCTTGCAGCCTGCCAGTCGGACAAGCTAGACGAGGAAAACGATGCAGAGCCAGGAAAAATACTCCACGAGACACGGGGCGGAGAAATGGTTAACTTAAACGAAGTACCCTTTCGCCAATACTACGGTACTATAGATGCTACACCACTATTCGTGATGCTGGCAGGGGAATATTACCAGCGCACTGCCGATTTGGGGACGCTCAAAAAAATTTGGTCCAACATAAAAAAAGCTTTAGAGTGGATTAACCTATACGGCGATCTTGACCAAGATGGGTTTGTGGAATATAAGCACAAGGCAAAAAACGGGCTGACCAACCAAGGCTGGAAAGATAGCCATGACTCCGTTTCCCACAGCAATGGACAACTTGCCGATCCTCCCATTGCCCTCTGCGAAGTGCAAGGCTATGTGTATGCAGCAAAAATCCATGGGGCAAACCTTGCTAAAACCTTTGGCGAACATGCCCTTGCCAACCAATGGAGAGATGAAGCAAAAAGACTAAAAGAAAAGTTCAACGAACGCTTTTGGGACAAAGAGCTAAATTGCTACGTACTTGCCCTAGATGGCAACAAACAGCCCTGCCGAGTGAAATCTTCTAATGCAGGTCATGTACTTTATACAGGCATAGCCGACCCTTCCAAAGCCAAGGCATTAGCAGCTACTTTGCTCAAGCCCGATATGTTCAACGGCTGGGGAATACGCACCCTATCTTCAGACGAAGTGAGGTACAACCCCATGTCGTATCACAACGGTTCGGTTTGGCCCCACGATGTTGCCTTGATAGCCTCAGGGCTTTCCCGCTATGGCTTTCAGCAACAGGCTCTCAGACTAATGACAGGGCTGTTCGATGCTTCGCTTTTTATTCCGCTTCAGCGCCTGCCCGAGCTCTTTTGTGGAATGGAAAGGAGAAAAGGGGAAGGACCTACATCGTACCCAGTGGCTTGTTCGCCGCAAGCTTGGTCAGTTGCCGCTGTGTTCATGCTACTTAAAGCCGTACTCCAAATCAAAATCTCCCCTCTTACCAAAGAAATATCCTTTCAAAAGCCCATTTTGCCTTCCTATTTAGAAGAAATCACCATCAAAAATTTGTTGGTAGGCAATGGGTTCGTGAACCTCCACTTGGTGAGGCACAACCACGACCAAATGGTAGGTGTGAACTGGGAAAACTCTCCCGAAGGGTGGAAACTGACTGTGGTTAAATAG
- a CDS encoding glycosyltransferase family 4 protein, producing the protein MKIAQIAPLYESVPPKMYGGTERVVSYLTEELVAQGHEVTLFASKDSNTSAKLVSHVPEALRLNPEVKAPLAHHIIQMQEVIEKAEEFDILHFHTDYLHFPFSAQCQMPTVTTLHGRLDIPDLAYVYRKFSQQPLVSISNAQRKLLPAKANWTRTVYHGLPLDLYKKGNGDGEYAAFIGRISPEKRPDRAIAIAIRAGIKLKIAAKVDKADQVYFEEKIKPLLEHPSVEFIGEIGEDKKGAFLGNAKALLFPIDWPEPFGMVMIEAMACGTPVIAFKHGSVPEVIDKGESGFIVKSADEAVTALENIDLIDRNTVRETFERRFSASVMASNYLVLFEDLLSKKAKRLRKGNHRVLSNGYRMKKAN; encoded by the coding sequence ATGAAAATAGCACAAATAGCACCTTTATATGAATCGGTGCCACCGAAGATGTATGGAGGAACCGAGCGAGTAGTTTCATACCTTACAGAAGAGTTGGTAGCCCAAGGGCATGAAGTAACCTTGTTTGCCTCCAAAGACTCCAACACATCGGCAAAGCTGGTGAGCCACGTCCCCGAAGCCCTTCGGCTCAACCCAGAGGTAAAAGCCCCCCTAGCGCATCACATTATTCAAATGCAAGAGGTCATAGAAAAAGCCGAAGAGTTTGACATACTTCATTTCCATACAGACTACCTCCACTTCCCTTTTTCGGCGCAATGCCAAATGCCTACCGTTACTACCCTGCACGGTAGGCTAGACATACCCGACTTGGCGTATGTTTACAGGAAATTTTCCCAACAACCTTTGGTTTCTATTTCTAATGCCCAGCGAAAGCTCCTACCTGCAAAAGCCAATTGGACCAGGACGGTTTACCATGGCTTGCCTCTCGACCTTTACAAAAAAGGCAATGGAGACGGTGAGTATGCAGCTTTTATTGGTAGAATCTCCCCTGAAAAACGACCCGACCGAGCAATAGCCATCGCTATAAGAGCTGGCATAAAACTCAAAATTGCGGCAAAGGTGGATAAGGCTGACCAAGTATATTTTGAAGAAAAAATCAAACCCTTGCTGGAACACCCAAGCGTAGAGTTTATTGGTGAAATAGGAGAAGATAAAAAGGGGGCGTTTTTGGGTAATGCCAAAGCCCTACTTTTCCCTATAGACTGGCCTGAGCCTTTTGGAATGGTAATGATAGAAGCGATGGCATGCGGCACACCTGTGATAGCCTTTAAACACGGCTCTGTACCCGAAGTGATTGACAAAGGAGAAAGTGGGTTCATTGTAAAATCTGCGGACGAAGCCGTTACCGCTTTGGAAAACATCGACCTGATCGATAGAAACACTGTAAGAGAAACTTTTGAACGGAGGTTCTCTGCTTCGGTTATGGCAAGTAACTACCTAGTACTTTTTGAGGATTTGCTCTCGAAAAAAGCGAAACGCTTGCGCAAGGGAAACCATCGGGTACTTTCAAACGGCTATAGAATGAAGAAAGCAAACTGA
- a CDS encoding Hsp20/alpha crystallin family protein, producing MDIIKRSLWQDSFFDDFFRRSLSGWPNRSIEGNYVPPVNIYETNEEFHVDMAAPGMNKKDFKIELNNSTLNIQVDIPEEEGTFVQREFSYHSFVRSFYLPNTVEIDKVAAKYENGILSMIIPKKEEAKRKPVKTICIS from the coding sequence ATGGATATCATTAAAAGAAGTTTGTGGCAAGATTCATTTTTCGATGATTTCTTCAGAAGAAGTCTAAGCGGATGGCCCAACCGCTCTATCGAGGGCAACTACGTTCCTCCAGTAAATATTTACGAAACCAACGAGGAGTTCCACGTAGACATGGCAGCCCCAGGAATGAACAAAAAAGATTTTAAAATTGAACTCAACAACAGCACACTGAATATTCAGGTGGATATACCTGAAGAAGAGGGAACATTTGTACAAAGAGAGTTCTCCTACCATTCTTTTGTACGCTCTTTCTATTTACCCAACACTGTAGAAATTGACAAGGTAGCGGCAAAATATGAAAATGGTATCCTATCCATGATAATTCCTAAAAAAGAGGAGGCTAAGCGTAAACCTGTTAAGACCATATGCATCTCGTAA